Genomic segment of Saccharomyces cerevisiae S288C chromosome XV, complete sequence:
AGAAGGACCAACGTTCACCATTTTGACCTAATTGAGAAAGTTAGTTTTTCTGCTGATATATATCTTTCTACCTATTCATGAAATATTAATATGCTCGCACAATGATGAGCAGCCAAATATTATTCTATGTATATTTATATTGCAGCATCAAATCACCCCGGCGGAGTTAACAAATCctaaattagaaaaaacTGTTGCATTTAGGGACGCTAGGGTCCACGTAGTACGTCGAAATATTTTCGGCACAGGAATGCGAACAGGATTGATTCCGATGATTTAACATCTAAGCAAGCTGGTTTCTGGCGCGCATTACTACTACAGAAGTACTCTGTACTATTCTAAGTTTACGGCTGTCGTTTAAACAACGCTCCTTCCAAGCTACTGGCGTTGCGGTTACTATAtgcagtaaaaaaaattactggCTAGccaaataaagaagaaaatcggccaacaaaattgaagaagaaagtagAACTGAGAAGAGCGCGTTAACAAGGCTCTTCAAACCATGTGACACCAAACTTCGCAATAGGATTCCCCTCCTCGTTGTAGCTTTTAaactttattattacttGTATGATGATAATTGTAGTAgtagtatatatatataaattatagattttatatttattcgtcttcttccaaagtttGAGCGGCAATACGATCCAAATCTCTTTGACCGTTTTCAGAGATTCTTCTACCACCCTTTGGAGAGATTTCGACGATACCAATCTTTTCCAAAGCTTGCAAAACCTTTCTGTTGATAGAACCGGAAGCGTCAATGTGCTTGTATGGTCTAACACCTCTGCTCTTGGCACCACCGTAtaatttgttcaatttaCCAACACCAACTTGTTTTCTCATGTAAATGTGTCTGGCAACAGAGGCAGCACGCTTGTAGAACCAACCTTCGGCATCTTGTGGT
This window contains:
- the RPS19A gene encoding 40S ribosomal protein eS19 RPS19A (Protein component of the small (40S) ribosomal subunit; required for assembly and maturation of pre-40 S particles; homologous to mammalian ribosomal protein S19, no bacterial homolog; mutations in human RPS19 are associated with Diamond Blackfan anemia; RPS19A has a paralog, RPS19B, that arose from the whole genome duplication), which encodes MPGVSVRDVAAQDFINAYASFLQRQGKLEVPGYVDIVKTSSGNEMPPQDAEGWFYKRAASVARHIYMRKQVGVGKLNKLYGGAKSRGVRPYKHIDASGSINRKVLQALEKIGIVEISPKGGRRISENGQRDLDRIAAQTLEEDE